From a region of the Methanobacterium sp. genome:
- a CDS encoding recombinase family protein: protein MKIGYARVSTYEQNLDSQIDDLHRAGCEKIISEKVTTRHQKRTELTELLCWLRENDVLVCTKMDRLARNIRELLEIIDNLSYKNVNVIFLDQNIDTSQSSGRLIFHIFAAFAEFERDIIRERTLAGLMAARIRGKKGGRRKVLTGKKLETAFKMYDSKEYTVRHICETLNIKERTFYEYIKKRKEK from the coding sequence ATGAAAATAGGTTATGCAAGGGTTTCTACATATGAACAAAATTTAGATTCTCAAATTGATGATCTTCATAGAGCTGGGTGTGAAAAAATAATTTCTGAAAAAGTTACTACCAGACATCAGAAGAGAACAGAACTGACAGAATTACTTTGCTGGTTAAGGGAGAATGATGTCCTGGTGTGTACAAAAATGGACAGATTAGCACGAAATATACGTGAACTTCTGGAAATAATAGATAATCTATCATATAAAAATGTCAATGTTATATTTTTAGATCAGAATATAGATACAAGTCAGTCCAGTGGAAGGTTAATATTTCATATTTTTGCAGCTTTTGCAGAATTTGAAAGAGATATAATTAGAGAACGTACTCTGGCAGGGTTAATGGCTGCGCGTATAAGAGGAAAGAAGGGAGGAAGAAGGAAGGTTCTTACAGGGAAAAAATTAGAAACAGCTTTCAAAATGTATGATAGTAAGGAATATACTGTTCGACATATCTGTGAAACGTTAAATATTAAAGAAAGAACTTTTTATGAATATATAAAAAAACGTAAGGAAAAATAA